A genomic segment from Aegilops tauschii subsp. strangulata cultivar AL8/78 chromosome 1, Aet v6.0, whole genome shotgun sequence encodes:
- the LOC120972742 gene encoding uncharacterized protein, which translates to MPPELVRQLGEMEELVEEILIRLPPDEPGNLLSASLACKPWRRLLASRGFRRRYRDFHRTPPMLGFLHSWLCTEFVPTTDFRPREPDLLQSRYSVEDCRHGRVLLQYFDRDANMPLLVIWEPVTGSQTVLRCPEMPGTTSAASVLCAADGCRHGDCHFGPTLVVFVNLDEEARAATASVYSSETGNWSSPVTLDVGFAEIEISFT; encoded by the coding sequence ATGCCGCCGGAGCTGGTGCGGCAGCTGGGCGAGATGGAGGAGCTCGTGGAGGAGATCCTCATCCGCCTCCCGCCGGACGAGCCCGGGAACCTCCTCAGCGCCTCCCTCGCCTGCAAGCCGtggcgccgcctcctcgccagccgcGGCTTCCGTCGCCGCTACCGCGACTTCCACCGAACGCCTCCAATGCTCGGCTTCCTCCACAGCTGGCTGTGCACCGAGTTCGTCCCCACCACTGACTTCCGCCCGCGCGAGCCCGATCTACTGCAAAGTCGTTACTCCGTGGAGGACTGCCGCCACGGCCGCGTCCTCCTCCAGTACTTCGATAGGGATGCGAACATGCCGCTCTTAGTCATCTGGGAGCCCGTGACGGGCAGCCAGACGGTGCTGCGCTGCCCCGAAATGCCGGGGACGACCAGCGCTGCCTCGGTGCTCTGTGCCGCGGACGGCTGCAGGCACGGTGACTGCCATTTCGGTCCAACCCTCGTGGTTTTTGTCAACCTTGACGAGGAAGCCAGGGCCGCTACGGCGTCCGTGTACTCGTCTGAGACGGGTAACTGGAGCTCTCCGGTCACTCTGGATGTTGGTTTTGCCGAGATTGAAATCAGCTTCACC